tttatattcaaaacctttatacaatataactttatatagtataattttaagaaaaagacttatttttctttttaacataaaaatataactgtTTCATGTAGTTTTACTAGCgtttatagtataaaaaaaaaataacatctGCTATATATTGTGTTTTATGCTTTACCATATAACAAATActatttataattgtaaGAATATAGAATTATACATTGGATATATGCATATGTATGTCTTTATCCTTctgatatatatatgtacaCAAATTATgtgtatatatattgaaaGTCACATTAAATTGTTCCCTTCATTAATATGAGTATTTGAGGTTATCTAGGCgtgtatttaaattatattattttaacattaaatgcGTTTCTCAGTCAATCTATTATCTATATGCCTTTCTTGTTGTTAtttactaaatatatatatatacaattgcCATTATTTAatctattaaattatttatttatagagAAGCAAACGCTTTTTAACCGTAAActttcattttatttcttttaatttttaagtttttttttttttaaaatggtatgttttattcaattattatctagtaataataatattttttttttagcgTGAAGTAATTTCTGTTCATATTGGACAAGCTGGAGTTCAAATAGGAAATGCTTGTTGGGAACTTTATTGCTTGGAACATGGTATTAGTCCAAATGGAGAAATGCCAAGTGAAGCTCAATCAGGAGCATTTGATGATTCATTTACAACATTCTTTTCTGAAACTGGTTCTGGAAGATATGTACCAAGAGCACTTATGATTGATTTAGAACCAACAGTAGTTGATGAAATTCGTACTGGAACATATAGGCAACTTTTTCATCCAGATCAAATGATAACAGGAAAAGAAGATGCTGCTAATAATTATGCTCGTGGTCACTATACAATTGGAAAAGAAATCATTGATTTGTCGATTGATAGAATAAGACGTGTTGCAGATAATTGTACTGGTCTTCAAGGATTTCTTGTCTTCCATTCATTTGGTGGTGGTACCGGATCTGGTTTTACTTCTCTTCTTATGGAAAGACTTTCAGTTGATTTTGGAAAAAAAGCTAAACTTGAATTTTCTGTATATCCAGCACCTCAAGTCTCAACTGCTGTTGTAGAACCATACAATTCTGTTTTGACAACTCATACAACATTAGAACATTCAGATTGTTCATTTATGGTTGACAACGAAGCTATTTATGATATTTGCCGTAGAAACTTAGGTATTGAACGCCCATCTTATCATAATCTTAATAGGCTTATATCTCAAATTGTTTCTTCAATTACTGCTTCTCTTCGTTTTGATGGAGCATTAAATGTTGATTTAAATGAATTTCAAACTAATCTTGTACCTTATCCACGAATTCATTTTCCATTAGCAACATTTGCACCAGTAATATCTGCAGAAAAAGCTTATCATGAACAATTATCTGTTGCTGAAATAACTAATCAAGTTTTTGAACCAGGCAATCAAAtggtaatttattttttttttaatattaaaataatatttttttttaggttaAATGTGATCCAAGAAATGGAAAATATATGGCTTGTTGCTTACTTTATCGTGGTGATGTTGTACCTAAAGATGTTAATGCTGCTATCGCTACAATcaaaacaaaaagaaatatacaATTTGTAGATTGGTGTCCAACAGGATTTAAAGTTGGCATAAATTATCAACCACCAACAGTAGTACCAGGTGGCGATTTAGCAAAGgtaattacttttaaatttatcttttaataagttAATCAACCATCTCGTCTATTTAGGTACCACGTGCTGTTTGTATGTTGTCAAATACTACAGCTATAGTTGAAGCTTGGGCCAATCTCAATGCTAAATTTGATCTCATGTATGCTAAAAGAGCTTTTGTTCATTGGTATGTTGGAGAAGGAATGGAAGAAGGAGAATTTAGCGAAGCAAGAGAAGATCTTGCTGCACTTGAAAAAGACTATGAAGAAGTCGGAATTGATTCAAATGATGCTGGAGATGAAGGTGAAGAATATTGAcattaatgattttattaacTAACCATTGTTTGCGCATTATTTTCcattttgtattataaagaataatGCTTTACCACTAAttcttcaaataaaatatgctttacattttttaatttgtatttgattaaaaaaaatttctaacaaCCAAAAATTAATGCTAtacttattataaatatattttctaaaaattattctttttaattctttttattgttataccTTAACACTTTTTATAacatacaaataaaaatttatttatgagTGACTTTTTacatttcattaaataatacataacaagaagtaacaataaaaattcaaatctaaaattaaatataacaaaaataaattttttttatggtCGTATTTATTCAGTCTTAacattttcttataaataaaatttcaattatgttatatatataaattttataacatattatatgaatagaaaataattatttaattttatatttgttgttgttgttgttttaaacttaattgataaaaataaattttttaaatttattaaattgcCTTGAATTATGattgattaataaaaatataatatatattttcatatactattattatttcattatcaaaaataacattaaaattattaaaattaaaaaaaaaaaaatcatctttgacattacatttaaaagtcatgataaaattatccaataaaaggaaaaatatataaaagtttttagaGGTCAATTCATGAAATTAACAATGTTTTGAGCAATTTATGAatctttgaaaaaaaaaatgttataatagagtttttaagaaaaattaattgccACTAGTTTCACTAATATGTAATGTATTTGGtctgaaatataaaaagcatgaaccaataattattttaaaaaaattttcatttttaaccatttttcatttataaaaaaatggtaaaacAAACAGATTCATTTAATCGACATCTAATTGGTTTTCATTTAGAGTCTAcgttcaaaaaatttttatatctccaACAGTTagtaagatataaaaaatgatgacaaagAATTGAGCGCGCAAAAATACCAGACATTGtatctcaagaacggttgaaaTTTAGAAAACCTTTTCAACGTAGACTATAGttcaaatgttttaaaaagtcTAGCGCATCTAGTCTCATGCTTCTACGAGCTCATATACTTGAGTTATGAGTATCAGACTTGAAACTTTTTCAAGATACATTTTTCATCATATCTTAAGTTCAAGAAGAGATACAAAGATGAGACTATGTTTAATCGTCTTctcataaaaaaatgatctagaatagtttgtttaattttaatatttctaactTCATCATGGAAGTCggattttttcaaaaaatattcctcGTTTTCGCCCCTAACTTTAACTTATCACAACTCTTCAAGATTTGCTTCTGATATAGtcttgattatattcaaatttcatattttttcaaGAGCTATCAGATAAGTATATTTTCATtgtaattttcaaaaaaaaagtttttttttagtactcATGCTATAAGTCAAGTTTGAGATACTTGGACCAATTATGaattttagtaaattttagagattttttttataggaaCGCTTTTATCTAGACCAAATTTTCATGGGGAATTCAATGAAACAAGTCCTATTGTAATCTGATAAGTTTTAACTGAGTTATTGAAATGTTgtgaacaatgaatatttagaaaaaatttccgccttttgctgtatctcgcttcaaaatTAAGATATAAGCAAACAAATTTCCGGAACCAACTACTATTCAATTTTCATTTGGGTTCTACGTTCAAaccatttttatatctccAACAGTTagtaagatataaaaaatgatgacaataAATTGAGCGCGCAAAAATACCAGACATTGtatctcaagaacggttgaaaTTTAGAAAACATTTTCAACGTAGACTATAGCTCAAATGTTTCAAGAAGACCAGCGCATCTAGTCTCATGCTTCTACGTGCTCATATACTTGAGTTATGAGTCTCAGACTTGAAACTTTTACAAGATACATTTTGCCTCATATCTTGGAATCAAGAAGAGATACGAAGATAAGACTAGGTTTAATCGACTTCTCACAAAAATCTAATCTagaatagttattttaattttattattttcaattatttaacaGAAGTCggtttttttcaaaaaatattccccgcTTTCGCCTCTAACTTTGACTCATCACAACTCTTCAAGATTTGCTTCTGATATAgccttgattatatttaaaattcatgATTTTCCAAGGGCTATCAGATGAGTATaatttcaatttaaaattcaaaaaaaagtttttttttagtactcATGCCGAAAGTCGAGTTTGAGATACTTGAACCAATTATGaattttagtaaattttaGCGATATTTTTATAGGAACGCTTTTATCTAGACCACTTTTTCATGGGGaatctaataaaattgtttttatagtAATGCGGCAAGATTCAGCTGAGATATGAAAAAAGTTGAAAgcaatgaatatttagaaaaaaattccGCCTTTTGGTATATTTagcattaaaataaagataattataaGAAGATTTATGGATTTATCTACTTATCACTTTTCATGTAGAGTCTACgttgaaacttttttttatatatctaaaaattattgaaatttaaaagtgatgaaataaattaaagataTGAAAATACCGAGCAGCATATTTTATGAAcagttaaaattttgaagatatttttaactacAATATATCTTAAAAGTCTTAAGAAGTTTAGTTTATACTTATGActgaaaaataaagtttattacTAATCActtaattaaagaaaataataaggTTATTAATTGGAATTAActttatgtatttttataacagtAACAGTATGGAGacaaaattttcttaaatttaattgaaatatactgatacaaatttattattgtacttataataattttattaaaatataactatttaattttattacttaaaaataataattattaaagatCATAAATAATTGATTCATCTGAGATATTTGTTGAATTTGTTAATGTAAAAAGTTCTTTATTCATTtctaacattattttttcatgCATTATTCtaaattcattttctttatcttccaacattttttttattgcatTACTTGCTAGTTGTTCAACTTCATATGCCtgtaaattttcaatttttttacaacatATTAATGAAAGAATAGATCCTAATCCACACCATCCTTTTTTAagatttaattttgattGTATACTTAATTCATACCATACCAAAGTAAACCAAcaataaatttcaaaattatatatacgacgaataatattattttgaagaaAGATACATAAATTACTAATCATTCctattaaatgatatataaacggaactaaaattagaaatatgacaaacaaaaatatacatatatatgtCATAACATAATATAAGGAATAACAGCTTATCCTTGTTCCTGTCATAAGAAGATCTAAATtgtttttagtaaaataaatttttttcccaATTTGTACAGGTATTTCTTCATAACAAacattttgtatttttttactaaaatatattttatctggTTTATAAAGATTACATTCCATAATTTGAAGTGATAATCTCTTAACTTTTCCTGTTACATTACCTCTTTGAGTCAAAATTCTTGCCAAATTTCTACCAATATTATCTTGTGATGTTCTTTCTttcattacttttaaaactttataagCAAATTCATTTGACAATTCACAttcatttttgataaaataatgataacatACTGAACATTCATATTCAATTGAATGTATAAATTGATCTGGATCACGTATAAAATAATCACCTCCAATTGGTTCAGAATTTTTTGGAATACAAGAATTTTCATTTCTaggaaaattataaattcttttaaaaaatggttGTGATAATCCttgaatataaataaatttattattaaaataaactgGCATAACATATGATTGACAAGCATCATTTggtaaaacttttattatagttgttttagtaaaataaattttttcaaattctaATGATGAACAATTAAATGGAACTGGAATTTGAATAGAATCAATTGGATTTTTTTCAGAAcaaatttgataattatttcttatagTTGGAATAAATAAAgcagttttaaaaattaatgatataattagtaagaatttaaatttaataattaaaaacattttaaatatttaaataagaataaaaaaatgaattaacacttttataataaaaaaacattaaaagaaaatcataaaaaagaaatatataaagtttaaggttataaaaaaattaaagataacTACTATGTTCGGATTGAACTAAACCATTTGATTTAACTTGAAGTAATTTTCTTGCTTTTTTCTTTGAATAATTAAGTTTACCGCCCTGATTTGAGTAACAAACATTTGTCGCAAGTAAATAGAACTTAAAAAGTTCACAAATAGCTTGATATCgctttcttttattaatccTTTTATTaggaaaaataatttgtaaaattctatatttataatcataactaaaaaaaatatgaattataatatttgacAATGGTAGATATGATgtcattattaatattatatttcctAAACTTGAGAAATAAagtgatttaaaaaagtataatgaTGTTAAGAAAACAggaataattgtaaaaataaatgcaTTAATCATTTGCATTAATATTACTGATTTCATTCTTCTTCTTAAATCAACAGTTTTTCCagtttttttaacattttttttattaagtttTTTGGTCACTAATAATCcaagtattattattgtaagaaaactaataacaataaaaattaaagcaAATATCTCCTGAACAATGAATccataatattttctatcaAAACTAAGAGTGTTTGTATGTATTTTTtcaagtttaaaaatataatatttagtcATATTTTCATATGGTTCTTCTGTAGCagcatataaaataaaaatttttataagtgctaataataatgaaattaaaataattaaaccaATATACTGAAATAATAGTTTTctgttatatttttcatttttacaaacaaacataaacttataaaaaaGTGAAATAGATAATGATaagtaacaaaaatattgGCAATaagtaaagataaaaataacaaaaaaaatattactagaAGTAAGTATGAACTTTCCAAATATTCCATTTATAGTGTAAAATGAATAATGATCagtataaattatttctatattagaaataatatgCATGAATGATAGTGAAGCATCTCCAATACAAGAAGTTATGATAACAATATTGaaattaactatttttttattgtttcttTGTGATATTATACAATAAACAAGAATTAATGAAAAGAATAATGAAGTTGAtgaaattatattaacattGATACTTTGTACTAGACTTAATATTTGATTCATAATTTtctgaaataaataaataagtttataaatttttgtaaaattatatgtacataatttaaagtaaaaaaataataaaaaaaaagaagttggCAATAAACAAGATAGAATAGTTTATacctaatatttttttttcaaattgaCATACATTGAGAAATGATTATCTTTAGAATTAGCATAAACAGATTTTGATATAGGCATGCATAAAAGtaagataaaatatctataataattaaattgttatttatacttagtcatttatttaaaaaaaaaattttaaatttatattttaaacatttttcaaatattaattaatattattaaatttttcttaaaataaaatatttttaaataaaaatgtaaaattttttaaattataatcttaaaaattaattaatacatttattatattaatagtaatattatcaaaacgtttttttcttttcattatttaaaaaaaaaatctcaagtttaagaaattttcaatatgaatatatgattaaaatgtatttgttttataatgtatcaaattgaaaatttttctcttttaaaataattataattgttggataaaaaaatgtttgaatttttttaatttaaatcttttcatattaaatgttttaaaaaattttttttttattattattttaataaataatataatcttaaataataacttctatcataaaaataaatgctttttttaattataataaacattatttatttttggattcaaaaaaatatgtttttttcaaaaaagttGAGCTTTTATTgtctaaataaaaaaaatcctttttttaaatatttactagtattaaaaattatatttatttttaaaaggtaTAATagcaaaatattttatgcaAATGTCAATGATATCATTGTAAGTAAACTAAGTCAAGAGtattaaattaaagataattttaagatttcatttttattactgtagatttcaattttattatagataatttttaaatcgtAAGATTTTCAAGGAAAAAATGCTTTAAAAAGTTAGTATAtgcattttaaataaaaaagttccATTACAAAgttagttatttaaaaaaaaaaacttttgccactttaaattataatgattgttttaattttttaaatattttccaatgttttattaatttacaaatattttcaattactATTGcagaaatttatatatttatatatcaaagaagaaaaaaagtacataagataaaaagtttttttaagcTATTacgatttatttttttattgttgtcaataattataaaaaatcaattaaacctactatcaaatattagtaaatgtttaataaaataataaaaagaataaaatcatactatatataaacataattttttattgaatattaaaattcatatatattaaaaacaaagttgttatttttattgtcgTGTTAATCACTTAAGaatctaaaattttacaagCAAGCTAAAactttaacaattttaaaaataataatctttttttttttaaaaaaaacgtatcatatttgtaatataattataaacaatggtcaatttaataaaagaaaaaaaaacaaacaagTAATCATTTACTTAcaaaaactaaattttttccttttaatTAAGTACACGAAACatttatttagttaaaaattgatGTATTACaagttatttaatataaaaaagtcattatattttaaaatcagaaaacttttttactctttttaaattttaacattaaaacaaaataaataacttatATACTTGAAAATTTCGAAGTAATATtcatgtttttaaatatattttttactacaacttagtaaatattaatatataaggttaaacaaaaaaattgactagctaaaatgtaaattgtacaaaacttttattttaaaaaaattatttttaacaaattaattaaacaaCACAGAAtcagaaaattttaatgaaaaaaataacgataccataattataaaaataagtagGTTTCGtaacataaatttataatccTAAGTTTAGTCATAAAAATAgatgaattttaaaagtttattttaaatacaagccaaattattttctattattaaaaacataatctagaatattatatatttatttgtagcTATAAATCAGTACTAAACAAACTCGCCTACTTATATtaattctaatttttttttagtatataatttcatattttaCATCATAAGacttataatacttttatatctttttaaaattaaaaatttaaagattatcaaataataagatattatcttaattttatCGAA
This Strongyloides ratti genome assembly S_ratti_ED321, chromosome : 2 DNA region includes the following protein-coding sequences:
- a CDS encoding Alpha tubulin-like protein, with amino-acid sequence MREVISVHIGQAGVQIGNACWELYCLEHGISPNGEMPSEAQSGAFDDSFTTFFSETGSGRYVPRALMIDLEPTVVDEIRTGTYRQLFHPDQMITGKEDAANNYARGHYTIGKEIIDLSIDRIRRVADNCTGLQGFLVFHSFGGGTGSGFTSLLMERLSVDFGKKAKLEFSVYPAPQVSTAVVEPYNSVLTTHTTLEHSDCSFMVDNEAIYDICRRNLGIERPSYHNLNRLISQIVSSITASLRFDGALNVDLNEFQTNLVPYPRIHFPLATFAPVISAEKAYHEQLSVAEITNQVFEPGNQMVKCDPRNGKYMACCLLYRGDVVPKDVNAAIATIKTKRNIQFVDWCPTGFKVGINYQPPTVVPGGDLAKVPRAVCMLSNTTAIVEAWANLNAKFDLMYAKRAFVHWYVGEGMEEGEFSEAREDLAALEKDYEEVGIDSNDAGDEGEEY